From Fibrobacterota bacterium, the proteins below share one genomic window:
- a CDS encoding prephenate dehydrogenase/arogenate dehydrogenase family protein, protein MEGRPQRLAVVGLGLLGASLAEAARKRWPGLQVTGVSSPATLEKAKTAGLIESGFPYEGIDAAAADADLLVLCTPIDQIAASLEAWARRPAPFRPGSIVTDVGSTKAGLCALGRAAFPADGSRGAVFVGSHPMAGSEKTGIEARDPLLFQNASWVICPESDGLPPEQAGRVGEAADRLRLFAQGLGARVTRMPAGLHDRVAAHVSHLPQLLSTALAAYVGGRRDVVENCVQIAGGGFRDMTRLAASQFHVWEPILRTNREAVAEAFRGFRLHLDGLETALDGDLGAGYFREANRLRAQLSTAKKGFALPLSEILVDLEDKPGELVRAFAPLAEAGLNVLDTEILKVREGEGGVLMMGFPGAVAAEKAIAALRSAGFKARTR, encoded by the coding sequence ATGGAAGGCCGGCCCCAACGCTTGGCGGTGGTGGGCCTGGGGCTCTTGGGCGCATCCCTGGCCGAAGCGGCGCGCAAGCGCTGGCCCGGATTGCAGGTGACCGGAGTCTCGTCCCCCGCCACCCTGGAGAAGGCCAAGACCGCCGGCCTTATCGAGTCCGGCTTTCCCTACGAGGGAATCGACGCGGCCGCGGCGGACGCGGATCTCCTCGTCCTATGCACGCCCATCGATCAGATTGCGGCTTCGCTTGAGGCCTGGGCCCGGCGTCCGGCGCCGTTCCGGCCCGGATCCATCGTCACCGACGTGGGCAGCACCAAGGCCGGCCTGTGCGCCTTGGGCCGCGCGGCCTTCCCCGCCGACGGTTCGCGCGGAGCGGTTTTCGTGGGTTCGCATCCCATGGCGGGTAGCGAAAAGACCGGTATCGAGGCCCGCGATCCCCTGTTGTTCCAGAACGCATCCTGGGTCATTTGCCCCGAATCCGACGGCCTCCCGCCCGAGCAGGCGGGCCGCGTCGGGGAAGCGGCCGATCGCTTGCGGCTTTTCGCCCAAGGGCTGGGCGCGCGCGTCACGCGCATGCCGGCCGGACTGCACGACCGGGTGGCCGCGCACGTTTCCCACCTCCCCCAATTGCTCAGCACCGCGCTGGCCGCCTACGTGGGCGGGCGCCGGGACGTGGTCGAAAATTGCGTGCAAATCGCCGGGGGCGGCTTCCGCGACATGACCCGTCTGGCGGCGTCCCAGTTCCACGTCTGGGAACCGATCCTGCGGACCAATCGCGAAGCGGTGGCCGAGGCTTTCCGCGGCTTTCGCCTGCATCTGGACGGCCTAGAGACCGCCTTGGACGGCGACCTTGGCGCGGGATACTTCCGCGAGGCCAACCGGCTGCGGGCGCAACTCTCGACGGCGAAGAAAGGCTTCGCCCTGCCCCTCTCGGAAATCCTGGTCGATCTCGAGGACAAGCCCGGCGAACTGGTCCGGGCCTTCGCGCCCCTGGCGGAAGCCGGCTTGAACGTACTGGACACGGAGATCCTCAAGGTACGCGAAGGCGAGGGCGGGGTTTTGATGATGGGCTTCCCCGGGGCCGTGGCGGCCGAGAAGGCGATCGCCGCCTTGCGGTCGGCCGGCTTCAAGGCGCGGACTAGGTAA
- the pheA gene encoding chorismate mutase: MDLSDWRKRIDALNLRMLELLNERAQCAQAIAEIKKKKMLPVLDGERERQVLESVITRNQGPLPDDSVRRIFECIMAEHRRLEESH; encoded by the coding sequence ATGGACCTGAGCGATTGGCGCAAGCGCATCGACGCGCTCAACCTGCGGATGTTGGAGTTGCTCAACGAACGCGCCCAATGCGCGCAAGCCATCGCCGAAATCAAGAAGAAGAAGATGTTGCCGGTGCTGGACGGCGAGCGCGAACGCCAGGTGCTCGAATCCGTTATAACCAGGAATCAGGGTCCTTTGCCGGACGATTCGGTGCGGCGCATCTTCGAATGCATCATGGCCGAGCATCGGCGCCTGGAAGAATCCCACTGA
- a CDS encoding tryptophan synthase subunit alpha has protein sequence MSSLGDSTKSVGDGVKGPGASVAKGNRIDAVFARLKEKKQKAFIPYLVAGVPGRKETVEMVLELEKLGADIIEFGYPFSDPMADGVVNQAAANKALELGVDAEAYFGMVADIRAKSQIPLIVFSYLNPIYKYGMEAFAVRAKAAGMDGLLLVDMPVEEADAFRKVCDREGLALIFLAAPTTTPARLAKMLQSGSGFLYYISRTGITGERDTFQQDFEAKLGAIKAGSKLPVVVGFGISTPAHVRTVCRLADGAVVGSALVRRTMEDKPFPAMLADLKAFAAPLISPTKESWT, from the coding sequence GTGAGTAGCCTGGGCGACAGCACGAAGAGCGTCGGCGATGGCGTGAAAGGCCCGGGCGCTAGCGTGGCTAAGGGGAACCGCATCGACGCCGTCTTCGCGCGCCTGAAGGAAAAGAAGCAGAAGGCCTTCATCCCCTATCTCGTCGCGGGCGTACCCGGGCGCAAAGAGACAGTCGAGATGGTGCTCGAGCTGGAGAAGCTGGGAGCGGATATAATCGAGTTCGGCTATCCCTTCTCCGATCCCATGGCCGATGGCGTGGTGAACCAGGCCGCCGCCAATAAGGCCCTGGAGCTGGGCGTGGACGCGGAAGCCTATTTCGGCATGGTGGCGGACATCCGCGCCAAATCGCAAATCCCCCTGATTGTTTTCTCGTACCTGAACCCCATTTACAAATACGGGATGGAAGCCTTCGCCGTGCGCGCCAAGGCCGCCGGGATGGACGGATTGCTGCTGGTGGACATGCCCGTGGAGGAAGCGGACGCCTTCCGGAAGGTCTGCGACCGCGAAGGCCTGGCCTTGATTTTCCTGGCCGCGCCCACGACCACGCCCGCCCGGCTGGCCAAGATGCTGCAGAGCGGCTCGGGCTTCCTGTACTACATCTCCCGCACCGGCATCACCGGCGAGCGGGATACCTTCCAGCAGGACTTCGAGGCCAAGTTGGGCGCCATCAAGGCCGGCAGCAAGCTGCCGGTGGTGGTGGGCTTCGGAATTTCCACGCCCGCCCACGTACGCACCGTGTGCCGCCTCGCCGACGGGGCGGTGGTGGGTAGCGCCTTGGTACGCCGTACTATGGAGGATAAGCCCTTTCCCGCCATGCTGGCCGATCTGAAAGCCTTCGCCGCCCCACTCATTTCCCCTACCAAAGAATCATGGACCTGA
- the trpB gene encoding tryptophan synthase subunit beta, whose protein sequence is MDPRQYPDQWGRFGQFGGKYAPEILMPALEELEAHYLKLIDNPEFQSELQGHLADFVGRPSPLYFAERMTRQCAGSSLTHGAKIYLKREDLNHTGAHKINNSLGQVLVARHMGKKRIIAETGAGQHGVATATVAAKFDMECVVYMGRVDMERQAPNVQRMEMLGAKVVPVESGSRTLKDAINEAIRDWVTNIEGTHYVFGSVLGPHPYPRIVRDFQKIIGIEAEAQILAKEGRLPDVLVACVGGGSNAMGLFWNFLAKPSVRLIGVEAGGEGIATGRHAARFEGGTLGVLHGAKSYILQTAQGQIAETHSISAGLDYASVGPEHAMYRDQGRIEFTHATDAEALRAFHDLCRLEGIIPALESSHAIAHAMRLAPTLPKDKLMIVNLSGRGDKDLATVMAASGAATQAMEKNGKGRA, encoded by the coding sequence ATGGATCCCCGGCAATATCCCGATCAATGGGGCCGTTTCGGCCAATTTGGCGGAAAATACGCCCCGGAGATTCTCATGCCTGCGCTGGAGGAGCTCGAGGCCCATTACCTGAAGCTGATCGATAACCCGGAATTCCAAAGCGAGCTGCAAGGCCATTTGGCCGATTTCGTGGGGCGCCCCTCTCCCCTTTATTTCGCGGAGCGCATGACCCGCCAATGCGCCGGGTCATCTTTGACCCACGGGGCCAAGATTTACCTGAAGCGCGAAGACCTGAACCATACCGGGGCGCATAAGATCAACAATTCCCTGGGCCAGGTACTGGTGGCCCGGCACATGGGCAAGAAGCGCATCATCGCCGAGACGGGGGCCGGCCAGCATGGCGTGGCCACGGCCACGGTAGCGGCCAAGTTCGATATGGAATGCGTGGTCTATATGGGCCGCGTGGACATGGAACGGCAGGCCCCCAACGTCCAGCGTATGGAGATGCTCGGGGCGAAAGTGGTGCCGGTGGAATCGGGAAGCCGCACCCTGAAAGACGCCATCAATGAGGCCATCCGGGATTGGGTGACGAACATCGAGGGGACGCATTACGTGTTCGGCTCGGTGCTGGGGCCGCATCCCTATCCCCGCATCGTGCGGGATTTCCAGAAGATCATCGGCATCGAGGCCGAAGCGCAGATCCTCGCCAAGGAAGGCCGCCTGCCGGACGTGCTGGTGGCCTGCGTAGGCGGCGGCAGCAATGCCATGGGGCTGTTCTGGAACTTCCTCGCCAAGCCTTCGGTGCGCCTGATCGGCGTGGAGGCCGGGGGCGAAGGCATCGCCACGGGCCGGCACGCGGCCCGCTTTGAGGGCGGCACCTTGGGCGTGCTGCATGGGGCCAAGAGCTATATCCTGCAGACCGCGCAGGGGCAGATCGCGGAGACCCATTCCATCTCCGCCGGCCTCGACTACGCCAGCGTGGGGCCGGAGCATGCCATGTACCGGGACCAGGGCCGCATCGAATTCACGCACGCGACCGACGCGGAAGCCCTGCGCGCCTTCCATGACCTGTGCCGCCTGGAGGGCATCATCCCGGCCTTGGAAAGCTCGCATGCCATCGCGCATGCCATGCGTTTGGCGCCGACCCTCCCTAAGGACAAGTTGATGATCGTGAACCTGTCGGGCCGGGGGGATAAGGATCTGGCCACGGTGATGGCGGCCTCGGGAGCGGCCACCCAGGCCATGGAAAAGAACGGGAAGGGGCGCGCGTGA
- a CDS encoding DGQHR domain-containing protein, which translates to MLATQVRQKDAIFYFAAYPAKALLEKVRFSSRFYDEGTPIAAEPAPEGDDIAKFIGRIEKSDKAFQRAMARDKIRAIRNFYETASTQPPIPGTVLLFTAEKLRFKGLQGDEGVGHLSEPDNKYLIIDGQHRLAALHFFFRERPDEASSINVPCIIFDGRSEDFATEMFVIINSTPTRINKSHLVDLYERVSFASPDKRCSARVVENLYGRDDSPLQYRINRLGGKSKAEKWILQAELFNEINRWVKSEWDPKEDLSPTHQAERYYEQLRDFLKASAQVWGDAWGNSAYMVTKPVTIKALIRVCADLSEKDSEPTVGRVKRWAERLAPWIEMKKAFKSEGFYERFPAKGQIERVSRIEKDLAKEIGV; encoded by the coding sequence ATGCTGGCTACCCAAGTCCGACAGAAAGACGCAATCTTCTACTTCGCCGCCTATCCGGCGAAGGCCTTACTGGAGAAGGTGCGTTTCAGCAGCCGCTTCTACGACGAGGGTACTCCCATCGCCGCCGAACCCGCGCCGGAAGGGGACGATATCGCCAAGTTCATCGGCCGTATCGAGAAATCGGACAAGGCCTTCCAGCGCGCCATGGCCCGGGACAAGATCCGCGCCATCCGCAATTTCTACGAAACCGCCAGCACTCAGCCCCCCATTCCCGGGACCGTCCTGCTTTTCACCGCCGAGAAACTGCGGTTCAAGGGCCTGCAAGGGGACGAAGGCGTGGGCCATCTGTCCGAACCGGACAACAAGTACCTCATCATCGACGGGCAGCATCGCCTGGCGGCCCTGCACTTCTTCTTCCGCGAACGCCCGGACGAGGCTTCCTCCATCAACGTCCCTTGCATCATCTTCGATGGCCGGAGCGAGGACTTCGCCACCGAGATGTTCGTCATCATCAATTCCACCCCCACTCGCATCAACAAGAGCCATCTGGTGGACTTGTACGAGCGCGTTTCCTTCGCCTCGCCGGACAAGCGTTGTTCGGCCCGCGTGGTGGAAAACCTGTACGGCCGCGACGATAGCCCGCTGCAATACCGCATCAACCGCTTGGGCGGCAAGAGCAAGGCGGAAAAATGGATCCTGCAGGCCGAGCTTTTCAACGAAATCAACCGCTGGGTGAAATCGGAATGGGATCCCAAGGAGGATCTCTCGCCCACCCATCAGGCGGAGCGCTATTACGAGCAACTGCGTGATTTCCTGAAGGCGTCCGCCCAGGTCTGGGGCGATGCTTGGGGGAATTCCGCCTACATGGTCACCAAGCCGGTCACCATCAAGGCCTTGATCCGCGTCTGCGCCGACCTCTCGGAAAAGGACAGCGAGCCGACGGTGGGCCGCGTGAAGCGCTGGGCGGAACGCCTGGCCCCTTGGATCGAAATGAAGAAGGCGTTCAAGTCCGAAGGCTTCTACGAACGCTTTCCGGCCAAGGGCCAGATCGAACGCGTGAGCCGCATCGAAAAGGATTTGGCCAAAGAAATCGGAGTGTAA
- a CDS encoding fibro-slime domain-containing protein, whose product MLKPWSTPLSVFVMVACFAAVVPAHAQAPADSLGGKTVHVFLPLDDIDSLVIQNVKAGLTKDAEYWYSYTFTKSGLYDNPDGFYFTDPYLRSYLSKDGLGVIGSPRFTLPDFQGKKEIWIIIDPTAPPTARPYILTRAPKLVNILNPWSATAPKLISGTKTRNMTTISGHCGWFSAMILDTTMTGGHFAEIGDAGTYGKSGFGAGDDFDFAALFAQYGPTPWLNTDAKSWTAAFPNVEGTCRYMLSMTVRDFSKDHPNFDFEGGGGDGLVQGIVMPDIGPEPGRKPVLNPAIVGDISFSHFDDWWVTDSTRPPPLQNYESCYDLPMGKSREGQWEYDSNRDSPDHGFWPVEGALNRFNETSTTCYYKPVPDTDFMVTNGPARNGNFCAESHADFTYAPGQKISVRGDDDVWVFINGKLVIDLGGVHLPADGSADLDTLGLIAGKTYKWDFFYCERQPCGSDLLIKTAINFRQQRSLYGIAKTDPTTGPFTLEVWKRVGGNGSCASTGTKTDSLKASNLTYQLLDLTGKLVKELANGKTYFGGITIAEPVISVDTAKLITDSILVPGSAYRVVAFEAANPTLQVSVSFRTRNAGSALRKGKNPAAESRSGVRYRNILGRRVPVGPSRAQAPLIPQKIPRE is encoded by the coding sequence ATGCTGAAACCCTGGTCCACCCCGCTTTCCGTATTCGTAATGGTTGCCTGCTTCGCGGCTGTAGTTCCGGCCCATGCTCAAGCTCCCGCCGATTCCCTGGGCGGGAAAACCGTGCATGTCTTCCTCCCGCTCGACGACATCGATAGCCTGGTGATCCAGAACGTGAAAGCCGGGCTGACCAAAGACGCAGAGTACTGGTACTCGTACACCTTCACCAAGTCGGGCCTGTACGACAACCCGGACGGCTTTTATTTCACTGACCCATACCTTCGCAGTTACTTGTCCAAGGACGGACTGGGGGTCATCGGCTCCCCGCGCTTCACCCTGCCCGATTTCCAAGGGAAGAAGGAAATCTGGATCATCATCGATCCTACCGCTCCCCCCACCGCCCGGCCCTACATCCTGACGCGGGCGCCCAAGCTGGTGAACATCCTCAATCCCTGGTCCGCTACTGCCCCCAAACTCATCTCCGGGACCAAGACCCGGAACATGACCACGATATCTGGTCATTGCGGCTGGTTCTCGGCCATGATACTGGATACGACCATGACCGGAGGCCATTTCGCGGAGATCGGCGACGCCGGGACCTACGGTAAGAGCGGGTTTGGCGCCGGCGACGACTTCGACTTCGCCGCCCTGTTCGCGCAGTACGGGCCAACCCCGTGGTTGAACACCGATGCCAAATCCTGGACCGCGGCCTTCCCCAACGTAGAGGGAACGTGCCGATACATGCTATCGATGACGGTGCGCGATTTCAGCAAGGACCATCCCAATTTCGACTTCGAAGGCGGCGGCGGCGATGGTTTGGTCCAAGGCATAGTGATGCCGGATATCGGCCCCGAACCGGGCCGCAAGCCGGTCCTAAATCCGGCCATTGTTGGGGATATCTCCTTCAGCCATTTCGACGATTGGTGGGTCACCGACTCGACCCGGCCCCCGCCGTTGCAGAACTATGAAAGCTGCTATGACCTGCCCATGGGCAAGAGCAGGGAAGGCCAGTGGGAATACGACAGCAATCGCGACAGCCCGGACCATGGCTTTTGGCCGGTAGAAGGGGCCCTTAATCGATTCAACGAAACTTCGACCACGTGCTACTACAAGCCGGTGCCGGACACCGATTTCATGGTCACTAACGGCCCGGCGCGTAACGGGAATTTCTGCGCCGAGTCCCACGCGGATTTCACCTATGCGCCCGGCCAGAAAATCTCCGTACGCGGGGATGACGATGTCTGGGTTTTTATCAACGGAAAATTGGTCATCGATCTCGGGGGCGTGCATTTGCCCGCAGACGGCTCGGCGGATCTGGATACTCTAGGCCTTATCGCGGGCAAGACCTACAAGTGGGACTTCTTCTATTGCGAACGCCAGCCCTGCGGTTCGGACTTGCTTATCAAGACCGCCATCAACTTCCGGCAACAGCGTTCCTTGTACGGGATCGCAAAGACCGACCCGACGACCGGCCCCTTCACCTTGGAAGTCTGGAAACGGGTCGGCGGGAACGGTTCCTGCGCATCCACCGGGACGAAAACGGATAGCCTAAAAGCTTCCAACCTGACCTACCAGCTGCTCGACCTCACGGGCAAGCTGGTCAAGGAATTGGCCAACGGGAAAACCTACTTCGGCGGAATCACCATCGCCGAGCCGGTGATCTCGGTGGATACCGCTAAGCTGATCACGGATAGCATCCTGGTTCCCGGCTCCGCCTATCGAGTAGTCGCGTTCGAAGCCGCCAATCCCACGCTCCAGGTAAGCGTGTCCTTCCGGACCCGAAACGCCGGTTCGGCCTTGAGGAAGGGCAAAAATCCCGCGGCGGAATCCCGATCCGGGGTCCGGTACCGGAACATCCTGGGCCGCAGGGTGCCCGTCGGCCCCTCCCGGGCCCAAGCACCCCTCATCCCGCAAAAAATACCTCGAGAGTGA
- a CDS encoding tetratricopeptide repeat protein translates to MPYLAQPIRIALAALSACFAIGAGAHPENKHAWQLFIDNQPLEARAEFEKNSKGADAVAGEAYRGLSVIARFMGDNLAEADYAYSAFLKDKDTTAFMAGNIRHMFFSRHWDGHNLANGYKVSRDLQKRPSLYTARVGSELALRLAADGETEEARRIEDGLGLVRKWWAVGPFSNISGSGFDIAYPPEASVELGKEYAGKNGNQVRWFPISLEAPATWVYSQNHLPSENSILYFATQAEVPKDRQAWISFGASGSFKVFVNDKLVLADRVFRNTGEDAFSQEVTLKKGMNRILVKLGNEERNSNFQLRLLDADGRGLADFKLAKPEGAYPKDKGQAERLDRSPLDERNIAYLKQRLRVDPEDEDASLLLMDSYNVNDMTDSGEVWALARLERSPKSAVWQSLLAEALRRSRQTTRSQEYLKAAYKNSPYCYMGWLHELNHLSKSAGAQTTLEFISKGPKEFADKEMGLMARMAKAGELGRKAEIMDLVGRIEKLDRFDEMTATLLSSVYQGQGKKDEAVKVWKKMLEHNRGSFDAWRNLADVYLKGGESAPAIDALKQGMKYVPMSPSLPILLTNVLLQLKRYPEAMKALAAAETLAPTHPVVLGLKANLELLTEHKEDARKTLTASVSYNYNDFDSWDHLQEMGGKGTFESLSPLPPLDSLLQAASQWEGLKRERGAIVAYYEDVFWYPSRAVRRRDFLVVQLPSQEAVSLWTNYEIPYNRTYQTLNVLRAYTHKSSGREVDAEVRGSNMVFKSAEPGDAIVMEWVTKDDYDGDMARQAWGRFDFKLGMPVFDSRLGLFMAGADTLAWQVRGPHVSVASADRDGVRIRSFRRGPYTVSPSDRWLPSTDASQPDVVYSTFSDWGKITDWYANLTENKTAASPILRKLADSLFRGATTAEEKLSRVQRFVSSGIAYSSLSFRQSGWVPQTAQEVLASRLGDCKDKSALAKSLLDLAGIPAYLALVATRNELGTRPGPIGPYFNHCILAYTLNGAEHYMELTDPNLHWTDLDKMDQGSIALVVRRGNNQLAALPVDPPSKRRVVRKVECRLDDSGDAIFVSRNTRYAGAANTTRAAYRFLSREERENRLRQSLSQDYPDIALDSTAFDDMDPAVDSSGYLFNFRARQAVKSAGPTRIFSLYIPDKLSAGEIPVDEPYPEGMDLYDMSYSLDAYQQTTSVSFPPTWKLLSVPPPVSLKTPFGEYSLSIQLKGKTLTYVRKATFNLGHPVTAANVAKARSFLTGIAKADDVQLVFTQREVAASSRKAHP, encoded by the coding sequence TTGCCGTATCTCGCGCAACCCATCCGCATCGCCTTGGCCGCCCTGTCGGCATGCTTCGCCATCGGCGCCGGGGCCCATCCGGAAAACAAGCACGCCTGGCAACTCTTCATCGACAACCAACCGTTGGAGGCCCGCGCCGAGTTCGAGAAGAACAGCAAGGGCGCGGATGCGGTCGCGGGCGAGGCGTACCGCGGGCTGAGCGTCATCGCCCGCTTCATGGGCGACAATCTCGCCGAGGCCGATTACGCCTACTCCGCCTTCCTCAAGGACAAGGATACGACCGCCTTCATGGCCGGGAATATCCGGCACATGTTCTTCTCCCGCCATTGGGACGGGCACAACCTCGCGAACGGGTATAAGGTTTCCCGCGACCTCCAGAAGCGGCCGAGCCTGTATACGGCCCGGGTAGGCAGCGAATTGGCCTTGCGCCTGGCTGCGGACGGCGAAACCGAGGAAGCCCGCCGGATCGAGGACGGCCTGGGCCTGGTGCGCAAATGGTGGGCCGTCGGCCCCTTTTCCAACATATCCGGAAGCGGGTTCGACATTGCGTATCCTCCCGAGGCATCGGTAGAACTCGGGAAGGAGTACGCGGGCAAGAACGGCAACCAAGTTCGTTGGTTCCCCATCTCGCTAGAAGCCCCGGCCACGTGGGTGTACAGCCAGAACCATCTTCCCTCCGAAAACTCCATCCTTTATTTCGCCACCCAGGCGGAAGTCCCCAAGGATAGGCAAGCGTGGATCAGCTTCGGGGCCTCGGGAAGCTTCAAGGTGTTCGTGAACGATAAGCTGGTGCTGGCCGATCGGGTATTCCGCAATACCGGCGAAGACGCCTTCAGCCAGGAAGTGACCCTTAAGAAAGGGATGAACCGGATCTTGGTCAAGCTCGGCAACGAGGAGCGCAATTCCAATTTCCAACTGCGCCTTTTGGACGCCGACGGCCGGGGACTGGCGGATTTCAAGCTGGCCAAACCGGAGGGCGCTTATCCCAAGGACAAAGGCCAGGCCGAACGCCTGGACCGTTCCCCGCTCGACGAGCGTAATATCGCCTACCTCAAGCAGCGCCTGCGCGTTGATCCCGAGGATGAAGACGCGTCCCTGCTGCTCATGGATAGCTATAACGTGAACGATATGACCGATAGCGGGGAGGTATGGGCCCTGGCGCGCCTGGAGCGCAGCCCCAAGAGCGCCGTCTGGCAGTCCCTGCTGGCCGAGGCCCTGAGGCGCAGCCGGCAAACGACCCGTTCGCAGGAATACCTGAAGGCGGCCTACAAGAACAGCCCTTACTGCTACATGGGCTGGCTGCACGAGCTTAACCATCTTTCCAAATCGGCGGGCGCGCAGACCACGCTGGAGTTCATCTCCAAAGGCCCCAAGGAGTTCGCGGACAAGGAGATGGGCCTCATGGCCCGCATGGCCAAGGCCGGCGAACTGGGTCGCAAAGCGGAAATCATGGATCTGGTCGGCCGCATCGAAAAGCTGGATCGGTTCGACGAAATGACCGCCACCCTCCTGTCCTCCGTGTACCAAGGCCAGGGCAAGAAGGACGAGGCGGTCAAGGTCTGGAAGAAGATGTTGGAGCATAACCGCGGCAGCTTCGATGCCTGGCGCAACTTGGCGGACGTTTACTTGAAGGGCGGCGAATCGGCCCCCGCCATCGATGCCTTGAAGCAAGGCATGAAGTACGTGCCGATGAGCCCCAGCCTGCCCATCCTGCTCACCAATGTCCTCCTGCAATTGAAACGATACCCGGAAGCGATGAAGGCGCTGGCCGCGGCCGAAACGCTGGCGCCCACCCATCCGGTGGTGCTGGGGCTCAAGGCCAATCTCGAACTCCTCACCGAGCATAAGGAGGACGCCCGCAAGACCCTGACCGCCAGCGTATCGTACAACTACAACGATTTCGATTCCTGGGATCACCTCCAGGAAATGGGCGGCAAGGGAACCTTCGAGTCCCTTTCGCCGCTGCCCCCGCTGGACAGCCTCTTGCAGGCGGCCTCCCAGTGGGAAGGCCTCAAGCGCGAGCGGGGCGCCATCGTCGCCTATTACGAGGACGTCTTCTGGTATCCCAGCCGCGCGGTGCGTCGGCGCGACTTCCTGGTCGTCCAATTGCCGTCCCAGGAAGCGGTAAGCCTTTGGACCAATTACGAGATCCCCTACAACCGGACCTACCAGACCCTGAACGTCCTCCGCGCCTATACCCATAAATCGTCCGGCCGGGAAGTGGATGCGGAAGTCCGCGGCAGCAACATGGTCTTCAAATCCGCCGAGCCCGGGGACGCCATCGTCATGGAATGGGTGACGAAGGACGACTACGACGGCGACATGGCGCGGCAGGCCTGGGGCCGCTTCGATTTCAAGTTGGGGATGCCGGTCTTCGACTCGCGCCTCGGCTTATTCATGGCAGGCGCGGACACCCTCGCCTGGCAGGTTCGCGGCCCCCATGTGAGCGTCGCGTCGGCCGATCGCGATGGGGTGCGCATCCGCTCCTTCCGGCGCGGGCCCTACACGGTCTCCCCCTCCGATCGCTGGCTGCCTTCCACGGATGCTTCCCAGCCGGACGTGGTCTATTCCACATTCTCCGACTGGGGGAAGATCACGGATTGGTACGCCAACCTGACCGAGAACAAGACCGCCGCCTCGCCCATACTAAGAAAATTGGCCGATTCCCTGTTCCGCGGCGCCACCACCGCCGAGGAAAAGCTCTCCCGGGTCCAACGCTTCGTCAGCAGCGGCATCGCCTATAGCAGCCTCTCCTTCCGCCAAAGCGGCTGGGTGCCCCAGACGGCGCAAGAGGTGCTGGCCTCCCGCCTCGGCGATTGCAAGGACAAGAGCGCCTTGGCGAAGAGCCTGCTGGACTTGGCGGGTATCCCCGCCTATCTGGCGTTGGTGGCCACCCGGAACGAATTGGGGACGCGTCCGGGCCCCATCGGCCCGTACTTCAACCATTGCATCCTCGCCTACACCCTGAACGGCGCCGAACATTATATGGAACTGACCGATCCCAATTTGCATTGGACCGACCTGGACAAGATGGACCAGGGCTCCATCGCCCTGGTGGTCCGCCGCGGCAACAACCAGCTGGCCGCCCTTCCCGTCGACCCGCCTTCCAAGCGCCGCGTGGTCCGCAAGGTCGAATGCCGCCTCGACGATTCCGGCGACGCCATCTTCGTTTCCCGGAATACCCGCTACGCCGGGGCTGCCAACACCACGCGCGCCGCCTATCGCTTCCTTTCCCGTGAAGAACGCGAGAACCGGTTACGCCAATCCTTATCCCAGGATTATCCCGACATCGCGCTGGATTCCACCGCCTTCGACGACATGGATCCTGCCGTAGACAGCTCGGGCTACCTATTCAACTTCCGCGCCCGCCAGGCCGTAAAATCCGCCGGGCCCACACGGATCTTCAGCCTGTATATCCCCGACAAGTTATCGGCGGGGGAAATCCCCGTGGACGAACCCTATCCGGAGGGCATGGATCTCTACGATATGTCCTACAGCCTGGACGCTTATCAGCAAACGACGTCCGTTTCCTTCCCCCCCACTTGGAAACTCCTGAGCGTGCCTCCGCCCGTATCCCTCAAGACGCCTTTCGGGGAATACTCGCTTTCGATCCAGCTGAAGGGGAAAACCCTTACTTACGTGCGGAAGGCCACTTTCAACCTGGGCCATCCGGTAACCGCCGCCAACGTGGCCAAAGCCCGGAGCTTCTTGACCGGCATCGCCAAGGCGGACGATGTGCAATTGGTTTTCACCCAGCGGGAAGTCGCCGCAAGCAGCCGGAAGGCCCACCCGTAG